One region of Drosophila kikkawai strain 14028-0561.14 chromosome 2R, DkikHiC1v2, whole genome shotgun sequence genomic DNA includes:
- the Cpr49Ad gene encoding endocuticle structural glycoprotein SgAbd-9, translating into MSLKLFSCLFVLVLAAIACEGQSNPYLRNPYYRDLYYRNRDLYNLRRYYDGFYKKYNPYIAAAQARIVEQNNDVNYGAGTYSYSYETENGIHGEEKGVPVNIGNQEKEEQVEGAYSFITPEGLRVGVKYLADANGFRPVITYDGVNSAFYASQPAAANVVYTKH; encoded by the exons ATGTCTTTGAAGCTG TTTTCGTGCCTCTTTGTGCTTGTCCTGGCGGCCATTGCCTGCGAGGGACAGTCGAATCCGTATCTGAGGAATCCCTACTATAGGGACCTGTACTACCGCAACCGGGATCTGTACAATCTAAGGCGCTACTATGATGGTTTCTACAAGAAGTACAATCCCTACATTGCCGCCGCCCAGGCTAGGATTGTGGAGCAGAACAATGATGTGAACTATGGTGCCGGTACCTACTCTTATTCCTACGAAACGGAGAACGGCATCCATGGCGAGGAGAAGGGCGTGCCCGTCAACATTGGCAaccaggagaaggaggagcaagTGGAGGGTGCCTACTCCTTCATCACGCCCGAGGGTCTGCGCGTGGGAGTCAAGTATTTGGCTGATGCCAATGGTTTCAGGCCAGTGATCACCT ATGACGGCGTCAACTCTGCTTTTTATGCCAGCCAACCGGCTGCGGCTAATGTGGTCTACACCAAGCATTAA